From the Quercus lobata isolate SW786 chromosome 6, ValleyOak3.0 Primary Assembly, whole genome shotgun sequence genome, one window contains:
- the LOC115950263 gene encoding G-type lectin S-receptor-like serine/threonine-protein kinase LECRK4 codes for MYSRFCARSGESGYVGSRGTSGASVRLSLNQRGLLSLIDYSSSIISVLVNNSYSGDKETTIIYRAILDSDGILKLYSHRFFGNKSSEMIMEWSSLGDQCDVKGFCGFNSYCLGMGFQAECLCFPGFHFVNHENKFLGCYDKFSVDGCSSSNGPMIPHYSTALPNISWGDYPYSMVRTKQENCENSCLDDCNCGAALYLNGTCNKYKLPLRYGRRQNLSAIAFFKDRRNGDHHRSNPKILMDSKKKIILILSLSLGSIACLCFVIAISCFFKYRRQVHWYRKLSENVNVGFADDFTLRSFSYNELESATDGFSQALSTGSFGSVYKGSLSIGSVTDRTIAVKRLEKFGEEGERKFQAEMTAIGRTHHRNLVQLLGFCIEGTRKLLVYDYMTNGSLADLLFKAKKRPLWKERVRIALEVARGIYYLHQECEVHIIHCNLKPENILMDDTCVGGDCWVRNFG; via the exons ATGTATAGTAGATTTTGTGCTAGATCTGGTGAGTCTGGTTATGTTGGGAGCCGTGGGACTAGTGGCGCTTCTGTAAGGCTCAGTCTTAACCAAAGGGGTCTTCTAAGCTTAATAGATTATAGCAGCTCCATAATATCAGTTTTGGTGAATAATTCTTACTCTGGCGACAAAGAAACAACTATCATCTACCGTGCGATACTTGATTCTGATGGAATTTTAAAGTTGTATTCACACCGATTTTTCGGAAATAAAAGCTCAGAAATGATCATGGAGTGGTCATCTTTGGGTGATCAATGTGATGTCAAAGGTTTCTGTGGCTTCAACAGTTACTGCCTAGGCATGGGCTTCCAAGCTGAATGTCTCTGTTTTCCGGGATTTCATTTCGTGAACCACGAAAATAAGTTTTTGGGATGCTACGACAAATTCAGTGTCGATGGTTGCAGCAGCAGTAATGGTCCGATGATACCACACTACAGTACCGCTTTACCGAACATATCCTGGGGTGATTATCCTTATTCAATGGTACGTACAAAGCAAGAAAACTGTGAAAACTCTTGCCTTGATGACTGTAATTGTGGGGCTGCTTTGTACTTGAATGGTACTTGCAATAAATATAAGCTTCCACTTAGATATGGTAGAAGGCAAAATTTATCAGCTATAGCTTTCTTTAAGGATCGGAGAAATGGTGACCATCACCGTTCAAATCCAAAAATCTTGATGGATAgtaaaaagaagataattttgattctctctctaaGTTTGGGTTCCATTGCATGCTTGTGTTTTGTAATAGCAATATCTTGTTTCTTCAAGTATAGGCGTCAAGTTCATTGGTACAGAAAGCTGTCGGAAAATGTGAATGTGGGATTTGCTGATGATTTTACCTTGCGTTCATTTTCTTACAATGAGCTTGAGAGCGCAACAGATGGCTTCAGTCAAGCATTAAGTACGGGTTCTTTTGGATCAGTTTATAAAGGGTCTCTCTCTATTGGATCTGTGACTGACAGAACTATTGCTGTTAAGAGGCTAGAGAAATTTGGGGAAGAAGGGGAAAGGAAGTTTCAAGCTGAAATGACTGCCATTGGACGAACTCATCACAGAAACCTAGTTCAGCTGCTTGGTTTCTGTATTGAGGGAACGAGGAAGCTTCTTGTTTATGATTACATGACCAATGGTTCACTTGCAGACCTTCTCTTCAAGGCTAAGAAGCGCCCTCTTTGGAAAGAAAGAGTGAGAATTGCACTAGAAGTGGCTAGAGGGATATACTATCTACATCAAGAGTGTGAAGTCCATATCATCCATTGCAATCTTAAACCCGAAAATATACTCATGGATGATACTTGTGtcgggggagattgttgg GTTAggaattttggttaa